Proteins encoded by one window of Coleofasciculus chthonoplastes PCC 7420:
- a CDS encoding chlorophyll a/b-binding protein, which translates to MQEQETKFGFTSFAETWNGRLAMLGFVIGIATELLTGQGILQQLGLM; encoded by the coding sequence ATGCAAGAACAAGAAACCAAGTTTGGCTTTACCTCATTTGCGGAAACCTGGAATGGTCGCTTAGCGATGCTAGGCTTCGTCATTGGTATCGCTACCGAATTGCTAACCGGGCAAGGCATTCTCCAGCAACTCGGCTTGATGTAA